Sequence from the Megalops cyprinoides isolate fMegCyp1 chromosome 9, fMegCyp1.pri, whole genome shotgun sequence genome:
TGTGATATTGCATTTATAGGTATGCTGCAGAGGCTAAAATCATCTTAATGATCAAAGTGAAATAGCTGCAATTGCTGTTTGAAACATAATGACCATATCTGTGAATAGATACTCCAAGCACAACGACTGCAGCGGCATTATTCAGGCTTCACGCTGCAGAAAAGTGATATCTGGGCACAAGCGGCCAATGAGCTGTCAATGGGTGGATTGTAATGGTTCTAAGGATGGTGAATGATGGGTTCTTTCAGACAGGCCAAAGCAGGTGTAGAGTTTCAGGGTCTGGTGGAAAATCCCCCAATAATTTTGGATTGCGTGTGTATTTATAGAGAGCAATGTGCCCTCTATCCCTTGACTGGGTAACAAAGGGCAGGGTAATTACCCCACCTGGATCAACAGGCGCGACATCAACACTTACAAGAGAAGCTTTTCCTAATATCCAGTCTTTCTCTAGCTTTCAGGCACCTCAGATATGTTGGGCATTTTTAGATCTGTAATTGTTGCTTAAAATATATCATTGCACCCAATCATGTGTGACTGCAAGTGAGTATAACACCAGGGACTGTGTTTGCTCAGCAGGTGAACATAGAAGGACgcttaaaatgcatgcatttttatgcattccCCATATAAACCACCCTAAAAGCTCAATTTTCATCAGCGCAGTCAAGTCAGAACAACTTTGTTCAAAAGCATTAGCTTCcccaggatttgaacccacaTCCTACAGAATCAGTCCAGGGACTTACTGATTATTTCATTCTGCTCTACAGTTTTTAATGCATAAACAGCTGCTTCAGGCATTCAGAGGCATTCAGACTCTTTAGGGGTTGACCATTCTTTCTGTTCATGCCTTTAGGCTGTCTATTTGGGACAACTGGGACCTCCTCGCTCTCGACTTTTGATCCCCTGGTGCTGGGAGTCTTGCTGTAAACCCGCCGGTCACCCCCGCCTCTCTCTCGTCCAGCCCAGCTCCCCCAGCCAGGATGGATCGTTCTGTGCAGGAGCTCTTCCTCAACTTCATGATCGTCTTAATCACTGTGCTGCTCATGTGGCTTCTGGTCAAGTCCTACCAGGACTGAAGCATGGGGCAGGGGAACTGCCTGGAGGACGGAGTGCGTTTTCAGCCATGGAAGGCGTCAACACTGACGCAGTGCAGCTGTGTCGAGTTCCAGCACTCTGAGTGGTCTCGCTCATTCACAGTCTTGTCCTGAGCCATTACACGTTCAAATACTTAAAGCTTTTTAGATCAGTGCTACGAATAACTCATTAAAGTAACTTTTTAGATGTGTTCATTTGACGGCAAAGGTctgaaattatttgtattttctttgtttttactgttcttGTATAATGCTTTAAGACCATAGAAAGGAAATGCTAAATGTTATCTACTTGGGTGCAGAAAGGTGTTGTGAATTTATTTGCACCAAAACAttcacattataaaatataatcagCATGTGATATCTGAATAttctgtttacagtttttacaataaaataggCCTCTGTAGTCATCtaatgtgtgtttcttttctgtgaatCTATGGATAGACAGTTGGTCCAAAGCAAACAGCTATTTGATTTGTGGTGCAAGTCCCTGGTTGCATTATTCCAGTGatgaccagcagagggagataAGAGGTGAAACGTTATCTTTGAAaatttctgtaattaaaaagaaaatcaagaaTTAAATTGACTTGTGTAGAATCTACCTATGTATATTTCTAATATTTGCAGCAGATCACATACAAGTCTGtataattgaaattaattttgaaagtCCTGAGATAACTTTCCTACTCCTACTTTCTTCAAATGAAACTACAGATAATCTGTTAATCTGCGGTCTGTTTCAATTTTACAACTCATAAAATTTTATCATAAAGCATTCTGTGAAAATGACTCAAGCAGATTGGCTTTTGGGTGGTTTGACTGTTGCTGCCTCATGAAGTCATTAGGAACAACACAAGGGGTAACCGTTGTTATATCCAGACAGAACTGCATTCTaattacaacatatttcatgTATGTTATCATAAGTATATAGAATCTGTTATACTGCTGGATGCCTGTGTCCTCAGAATACCCACTTACTACATCAAAACACACTAAATAACCTCCCAGGATACACTAAACCATTTAGTGTCACATAATGAGGAAAGTCCACTCTGTAGAATAAAACACAATTGTAAGAACAAGGGGATCCCAGTTGTACTCTATATAATACATACATCCATCCATGTGATTTATTgcagcagtgaaaaaaacatgtatgatCATATGAATGCATGACACTCACCTTTGGAAAACCATGTAAGTGCATGACAATCTATATGAAGGGTACAAATgaaaagatgtgtgtgtgtgtgtgtgtttgtgtatgtgtttcacCAACAAAATTTCACAGGTCTCTTTTTCCACCAAAAGTTTGTATCATTTGACTCCAAGAGGTCAAGTTTAGTGCAGGGAGATCTGAAATGAGTCTgatagaaaagaaaacacaagtgaTAGTACAAAGAGGCTGCAAAAGGCATTAAATACATTAGGCACTGATTGAGTACTACTGCTATATGCTGTGCAAcattacatatgtataaatatacagcGCTAAAGCGTACCGCATACCTCACCAGAGTATTACATTTCTCCATAGATCAGTGCAAACATGCGCAGAGACATTGACAGAAACAATGATCAAATATAGATTTGTACATAGATTTATAAAGGACACTCATAGATAACTCAAATAGATTAATATAAGAGGTCAGTTATTTCATCTGCGATGTATCAAATAACTGATATAAACtgatataaaaatacatttaaaaaaaaataaaaaaaataagtcaaGCTATAAAGTAATTCTGGTGAAGAGCTTTTCATTGCAGATGTGCTGTGAGTGGTGTGGTGCTGGTATATGTTCAAGTACTACTTTGGAAAGGGCCTTGGGATGATTGGCAAGGGAGGTGACCATGGCAAGAGGCCAAAATCACAGTCTCTGCAGCATAGAGTGAGGCAGGGTTGGCCTGTTCATGAGTCTCAGCTAGTCTCAGATGCCTCAAACAGAAGGCATGTGAAAATGGCCTTTTTACGTGTTATTCGATTTCTTGCacatctattttttatttacgGCAATTctatgtttgtctttttttatttaaattggcTGCCAACTGGGACACGCTTGATTTGTAAAGTGGCAACAAAATAGGATTAAAACATTCAAGGAAAAGcatgtgacattacattttttggaagTTTTCTCTGAAATATCTCAGCCCGCATTCGGTAACAGCTTGAAAGACAGAATCAAGActaaagagaaacaaaagctGTGATCTAATTTCTTAGTAAGACATGTTACGTAGCCATTCCTATCAACAATGCAGCTTTGGTCCCGCGTTGGTCATTACGAGTTCATGCGTCAGACTTCCAGGGGTCCCTGTCGCGGTTGAAGCGCATCACCTGACAGTGAAATTCAGTAAGTGCTCGAGGCATGGGAGAGACCTCCTCCCACTCCGAGCGACTGCTGTGATAGACCTGCACCTCGTCCGTGATTTCGTCCGGCGAATAGTCCCCACCCAGGATGTAGATCTTGTCAGCGACGCCGATGGCCCCCGCATTGAAACCGGCGCATTCGAAGGAGCCCTCGCCCTTCCAGACACAGGTCTCGGGGCAGAAGCTGTACACCTTGTACGTGGACAGGTCACACAGGTACAGGGTGTCGTTGACTGGCACCGCTTTGACCAGCGTGGCATGGAAGAACTGCCCGAACTCCGCCACCAGCTGGCACCACTGGTCAGCCAGGGCGTCGTACCTGAAGAAGCAGTCCAGGGACGGGTTGAAGACGTCGGCGATCTCCACCTCAGACCCCAGCGTGTAGATGACGCTGTGGCAGGCGCTGGCCTCGGGGTAGTAGATGCCCCTGGGGAGGGGGCTGACGGACCTCCAGAGTCTGGTTAGGGGGTCGTAGTATTCCACATCCAGCAGACTGCGGATGCTCCGGGCCCCATGGGTCTTACCGCCGATCACGTAGATCCGGCGGAGGGCCGTGATGGAGGTATGCATGGTGCGCGGCTTCTTCATGGGCGGCGCCTGCTGGAAGCTGTTCTGCACGGGGCAGTAGCACCAGGTCTCGTTCGTGGCGTTGTGGAAGGGCTCGGCGATGTGCAGGCGCACGGCCCGGCAGCAGTTGCCCTTGCAGCCGCCTGTGACGAACAGGCTCTCCCCGAAGCCAGCCAGGCTGGAGCCGGGCATGTCGGTGATGTGCATCTGGGGGAGCTCCCGCCAGCGGTCCGTCTCGATGTTGTAGCAGAAGG
This genomic interval carries:
- the LOC118783201 gene encoding sarcolipin; the protein is MDRSVQELFLNFMIVLITVLLMWLLVKSYQD
- the kbtbd3 gene encoding kelch repeat and BTB domain-containing protein 3 — encoded protein: MFEVNMRERDDGSVTMSHLSPKAIRAFLDFAYTGETEITDDNVDMFFQLSSFLQVSLLSKACSDFLIETLDLSNCLQLLAIAEGYGSTRLHQRAMEFITQNFHALTKIPDFLEMNVGVLEKCLGADELYVPDEEAALRALLLWTKHDLEGRRPLLPRLLSMVRLHQLPIEVLEELGQSEDLLSSSADCMQAVRDATASLREFSGFFLDARPSTTERYIYVHKTEENGEIRHTFCYNIETDRWRELPQMHITDMPGSSLAGFGESLFVTGGCKGNCCRAVRLHIAEPFHNATNETWCYCPVQNSFQQAPPMKKPRTMHTSITALRRIYVIGGKTHGARSIRSLLDVEYYDPLTRLWRSVSPLPRGIYYPEASACHSVIYTLGSEVEIADVFNPSLDCFFRYDALADQWCQLVAEFGQFFHATLVKAVPVNDTLYLCDLSTYKVYSFCPETCVWKGEGSFECAGFNAGAIGVADKIYILGGDYSPDEITDEVQVYHSSRSEWEEVSPMPRALTEFHCQVMRFNRDRDPWKSDA